The Paenibacillus sp. FSL R7-0204 genome includes a region encoding these proteins:
- a CDS encoding pPIWI_RE_Z domain-containing protein — MRQTYWDLSEGIIKAFESLQLRKSEINLLVSMELFITGCTLIDPKLSIHQAWSVLVGYNEPILKHTTRSDIITRLRILFPELRTKKNLLKRINAYGEIGSEYRLYEIKEDEGAVRIAPRYLIDRSSIYSNILEHSIPRQLNTKPFANEKVFTYSRRIRGGQWITFQGEIPESMLSNEVKPLPSYRPKRIFKLSVPYNGAVLATEMDQLLGASAMWVSRAKSVLLESLDGMDLEFVYQENQHIGGGLGAGKSTFMMMEAYRLVKHEGARVGFIEGSVMQALERVKELRKLGIHAVPVIGRTSREEHLNNYLFANSSGIQEVSDWQSQQYESLIHLSNVCIIKALAEDYDRSSRYPCIQLQQDDTSVKCPLAHACGVYKDLSSLQNAEVWVATAPSVLKTRISAVIDPLERTIYEAMYDLLDVVFVDEADQVQKQFDETFLTQYNVFGAADDIFEQLRYESNELTSGYYGQYAGDPAFIEWNDRLRMLDQMIWRIYNKLELSQTLRKDIRNNLIRVAALAGTLSEKLSGNAQLQSRVFKRFSEYASAPYKDPILSRIVDEIVDAESSEQKQRLLEQIVSKVSGVLKPRVKKELLFAQLEFFLYLCRAEESIKYILTTFPMIQAKLGLTINFSPLFTMQRDYQAFMKEAMTGITLGYKYELPDNEKTGKFKLIEYTAVGRLLLHDWHNLYQECDGKAGPAVVFLSGTSHAPKSAHYDLKTPSEWLLRANRQSSVIHMNYKPVLDEVRGEFYSVSGIRDPEQRDQYLRGMVQHLKPDIEYELNHWRTEGNNRRVLLVVNSYDDVETVCSVFRNDRTWTGRYKALSRNDGHQEDQYSRVLIESFYRDRAEVLIVPLLSVGRGYNILDRQGEALFGSVFFLVRPYPIPNDLNYLVQVLHAYLPEYLRRIEGKNLIYDKAVTKLRQISSGKLEHMYMKPDFWSILSPKEREIMGWYTFVPVWQMIGRLLRGGLDARVYFCDAKFNAKPAGNPEGYSMLEVWAVIMRKNMKDAIFQSLYGPFSEAINNMNMGGSL; from the coding sequence GTGAGGCAGACTTATTGGGATCTTTCAGAAGGTATCATCAAGGCGTTTGAATCACTTCAACTGCGTAAGTCCGAAATTAACCTTCTGGTGAGCATGGAATTATTCATTACAGGTTGTACTTTGATCGATCCTAAGCTATCTATCCATCAAGCGTGGTCAGTTTTGGTTGGTTACAATGAACCCATTCTGAAACATACAACTCGCTCGGACATCATCACCCGGCTGAGAATTCTATTTCCTGAACTGCGAACCAAGAAGAATCTCTTGAAACGAATTAATGCTTATGGGGAAATTGGGAGTGAGTATCGGTTATACGAGATCAAGGAGGATGAAGGAGCAGTTCGTATTGCTCCGCGCTATTTAATTGACCGTTCTTCTATCTATAGCAATATCCTTGAACATTCCATCCCACGCCAGTTGAATACTAAACCCTTTGCTAATGAAAAAGTGTTTACATACTCTCGAAGGATTCGAGGTGGGCAATGGATTACCTTCCAGGGGGAAATCCCTGAATCTATGCTCTCCAATGAAGTCAAACCTCTGCCATCGTATCGGCCTAAAAGAATATTTAAGCTTTCGGTCCCATATAACGGAGCTGTATTAGCAACTGAGATGGATCAACTCCTAGGAGCATCGGCCATGTGGGTAAGTAGGGCCAAGTCTGTGCTTTTGGAATCGCTTGATGGTATGGATCTAGAATTTGTGTATCAAGAGAATCAACACATTGGTGGGGGGCTTGGAGCAGGAAAGTCGACTTTTATGATGATGGAAGCCTACCGGCTGGTAAAACATGAGGGTGCAAGGGTAGGCTTTATTGAAGGTAGTGTTATGCAGGCCCTTGAACGTGTCAAAGAATTGCGTAAGCTTGGAATACATGCTGTTCCTGTTATTGGGAGAACCTCCAGAGAAGAACATCTCAATAACTATTTGTTTGCGAATAGCAGTGGCATTCAAGAGGTTAGTGATTGGCAGAGCCAGCAGTATGAGTCACTTATTCATTTATCCAATGTCTGTATCATCAAAGCGTTGGCTGAAGATTATGATCGGAGCAGCAGATATCCTTGTATCCAGTTGCAGCAAGACGATACATCTGTGAAATGCCCGCTTGCACATGCCTGTGGTGTATATAAAGATCTATCTTCCTTGCAGAATGCTGAGGTATGGGTGGCCACTGCGCCAAGTGTGCTGAAGACACGTATATCAGCAGTGATTGATCCCTTGGAGAGAACGATTTACGAAGCCATGTATGACCTGCTCGATGTTGTTTTTGTAGATGAAGCGGATCAGGTGCAGAAGCAGTTCGATGAGACCTTTTTAACACAATACAATGTGTTTGGGGCAGCCGACGATATCTTTGAACAGTTAAGATATGAGTCTAATGAGCTAACCAGTGGATATTATGGTCAGTATGCTGGTGATCCTGCCTTTATTGAGTGGAACGATAGGCTTCGTATGCTGGATCAGATGATCTGGCGAATTTATAACAAACTGGAATTGTCTCAGACGCTTAGGAAAGATATCAGGAATAATCTGATTCGGGTGGCAGCACTGGCTGGCACACTAAGTGAAAAACTCTCTGGCAATGCTCAACTACAGTCAAGGGTATTCAAACGTTTCAGCGAATATGCCTCGGCCCCATACAAGGATCCAATACTCTCAAGAATCGTTGATGAGATTGTAGATGCAGAAAGCTCCGAACAGAAGCAGAGACTCCTGGAGCAGATTGTATCCAAAGTGAGCGGTGTCCTTAAACCCAGGGTGAAAAAAGAACTGCTCTTTGCGCAGCTTGAATTCTTCCTGTACTTATGTAGGGCAGAGGAGAGTATCAAGTACATTTTAACTACGTTTCCTATGATTCAAGCTAAACTTGGCCTAACGATTAATTTCTCCCCGTTGTTTACTATGCAGAGGGATTATCAGGCATTTATGAAAGAAGCGATGACCGGGATTACCTTGGGATATAAATATGAATTGCCTGACAATGAAAAGACCGGAAAGTTCAAGCTGATTGAATACACTGCAGTGGGCCGTCTGCTGCTTCATGATTGGCATAATCTGTATCAAGAATGTGACGGGAAAGCAGGTCCTGCGGTTGTATTTCTCTCTGGAACCAGTCATGCTCCGAAGTCAGCTCATTATGACTTGAAGACACCTTCAGAATGGTTGCTGCGAGCCAACCGCCAAAGCTCAGTTATTCACATGAATTATAAGCCCGTGCTTGATGAGGTTCGTGGAGAATTTTATTCGGTGTCAGGCATTCGTGATCCAGAACAGAGAGATCAATATTTAAGAGGGATGGTACAGCATCTAAAGCCAGATATTGAATATGAACTGAATCACTGGAGAACTGAAGGTAACAACAGGAGAGTATTGCTGGTTGTTAACTCATATGATGATGTTGAAACGGTCTGCAGTGTTTTTCGAAATGATCGAACTTGGACGGGCAGATATAAGGCGCTCTCAAGAAATGATGGTCACCAAGAAGATCAGTATTCCAGAGTGTTGATCGAGTCCTTTTATCGGGACCGGGCTGAGGTATTGATTGTACCCCTATTGTCTGTTGGTCGGGGATATAACATATTAGATAGGCAGGGAGAGGCCCTCTTCGGTTCAGTATTCTTTCTGGTTCGTCCTTACCCCATACCCAATGATTTGAACTATCTTGTTCAGGTCCTACATGCGTATTTGCCAGAATATTTGCGTCGGATAGAAGGAAAGAACCTTATTTACGATAAGGCGGTTACCAAGCTACGGCAAATCAGCAGCGGTAAGCTGGAGCATATGTATATGAAACCGGATTTCTGGTCGATCTTAAGTCCCAAAGAAAGAGAGATTATGGGATGGTACACTTTTGTTCCAGTATGGCAGATGATCGGTCGTTTGCTGCGTGGAGGGTTAGATGCCCGTGTCTATTTCTGTGATGCTAAGTTCAATGCTAAACCAGCAGGTAACCCTGAAGGATATTCAATGCTTGAAGTATGGGCAGTAATTATGCGCAAGAACATGAAGGATGCTATTTTCCAAAGTTTATATGGGCCCTTTAGCGAAGCGATTAATAATATGAATATGGGAGGCAGTCTATGA
- a CDS encoding restriction endonuclease-related protein → MAKTHDALLSLITGINKWQGNYGKIPDELYKGMLLFIEQTAASKAQPPVDLYHLLQILHRPSKEWGIPDLQDHYPEDAPLLEEFIGLTPDADEFLNRYVSPQDAEQQTMYEILKYCREEDRQLQQEYTRIRTFLSNPKNAVVTSFQLSQFADTFLDIQLTNLIKQCYEEITPAVANFRKCPHCGWTLEYKNDRWRCNKEDICHLLADFERMSSFDFGRERVLRLVPGIQRFVLLPGISELRIAERLIHKGYQVELYPNVDEYDLLVSGDGKSIFLDVKDFRDPRTLANFFNHQSHAYLEKYKNKCLIVVPNYRSQLFASYRERSMNLLNETARACIEMIMEKEIESTLKKVFL, encoded by the coding sequence ATGGCTAAAACGCATGACGCTCTTCTGTCCCTGATCACAGGGATTAACAAATGGCAGGGCAACTATGGTAAGATTCCGGACGAGCTTTATAAGGGAATGCTGCTATTCATTGAACAGACAGCTGCTTCTAAAGCTCAACCTCCGGTTGATCTATATCATCTACTGCAGATACTTCATCGCCCCTCCAAAGAATGGGGAATCCCTGACCTCCAAGACCATTACCCCGAAGATGCTCCTTTATTAGAAGAATTCATTGGCTTAACGCCGGATGCTGATGAGTTCCTGAACAGATATGTCTCCCCACAGGATGCTGAGCAACAGACTATGTATGAGATCCTGAAGTACTGCCGAGAAGAAGACCGACAGCTTCAGCAGGAATATACTCGCATCCGCACGTTTCTATCTAATCCCAAAAATGCCGTAGTTACTTCCTTTCAATTGTCCCAATTTGCTGATACATTCCTTGATATTCAACTAACGAATCTGATCAAACAATGTTATGAAGAAATAACACCTGCGGTGGCAAACTTTCGGAAGTGCCCCCACTGTGGATGGACCCTGGAGTATAAGAATGACCGGTGGCGTTGTAATAAGGAAGATATCTGTCATCTGCTTGCTGATTTTGAGCGCATGAGTTCTTTTGATTTTGGTAGGGAAAGAGTATTGCGGCTTGTGCCCGGAATTCAAAGATTTGTATTACTGCCTGGAATATCTGAACTTAGAATCGCCGAACGATTGATTCATAAAGGATACCAGGTTGAGCTCTATCCCAATGTGGATGAATATGATCTCTTAGTATCCGGAGATGGCAAGAGTATATTTCTTGATGTCAAGGATTTCAGAGATCCACGGACGCTTGCTAATTTCTTCAATCATCAGAGTCATGCCTACCTGGAAAAGTACAAGAACAAATGCCTTATTGTAGTTCCGAATTATCGCAGCCAGCTCTTCGCATCTTATCGTGAACGAAGTATGAATCTGCTAAACGAAACTGCTAGGGCATGTATCGAAATGATTATGGAGAAAGAAATTGAATCCACGCTGAAGAAGGTGTTTCTGTGA
- a CDS encoding ATP-binding protein, whose protein sequence is MIHLNNIIGKVLSSAPNLISIMVDKLSILEDNKEHLQIGKYLKISEGNNNHIISIIQNLKAINYDVSDGLRFIIDSQPIGCITEDGLFHRGSLTLPVPTEPVYIVDTGTLDRIFRSDDEFDFPLGVLSQNKHIELNINGNKFFSKHIAVVGSTGAGKSCAVSKILQNAVGINNDQNQNSTLLKNSHIVIFDIHSEYAAAFTLEEDQNFTLNDLTVDKIKLPYWLMNSEELEAIFIESNESNSHNQVSQFKNAVILNKQKYNSHLSDITYDTPVFFAIKEVFNYIENMNREVIGKLDGENCPKLSNGTLITNRKDYYFSQVLDFVQSSTSKDNKASNGPFYGEFNRFVSRLETKLSDKRLSFLLNPQKEDGSVYKTNDFEEILKQFLGYINKSNVTIVDLSGVPFEVLSITVSLISRLIFDFCFHYSKLKHKNKELNDIPVLVVCEEAHNYIPRSGGAEYNSSKKSIERIAKEGRKYGLSLMVVSQRPSEVSETIFAQCNNYVALRLTNHNDQAYVRNLMPESSNAIAEILPNLSPGECLVVGDAVLMPTLVQLEIPKPEPKSQSIKFHSEWNLPWKDVEFSEVVKRWRKE, encoded by the coding sequence GTGATACATTTGAATAATATAATTGGGAAGGTTCTCTCTAGCGCTCCAAATCTAATAAGTATTATGGTTGACAAGCTATCGATATTAGAGGACAACAAAGAGCATTTGCAAATTGGGAAGTACCTTAAAATATCAGAAGGGAATAATAACCATATAATATCGATAATACAAAATCTAAAGGCGATTAACTATGACGTTAGTGACGGCCTTAGGTTCATCATTGACTCGCAACCCATAGGTTGCATAACTGAAGACGGTCTCTTTCATAGAGGTAGTCTTACACTCCCTGTTCCAACAGAGCCCGTGTATATTGTGGATACTGGTACATTAGATAGAATTTTCCGTTCCGACGACGAGTTTGATTTTCCGCTTGGTGTATTATCTCAAAATAAACATATAGAATTAAATATAAATGGGAATAAATTCTTTAGTAAGCATATTGCCGTAGTAGGCTCAACGGGAGCAGGAAAATCATGTGCAGTATCAAAAATACTTCAGAATGCTGTTGGAATTAATAATGATCAAAATCAAAATTCTACTCTACTAAAGAATTCACATATTGTTATTTTCGACATTCATTCTGAGTACGCGGCAGCTTTCACTTTAGAAGAAGATCAAAATTTCACCTTAAATGACTTGACTGTGGATAAAATAAAGCTTCCTTATTGGTTGATGAACTCCGAAGAACTCGAAGCAATATTTATTGAAAGTAACGAGAGCAATTCCCACAACCAAGTATCGCAGTTTAAAAATGCTGTGATCTTGAATAAACAAAAATATAATTCTCATTTATCGGATATAACTTATGATACCCCTGTGTTTTTTGCAATTAAAGAAGTTTTCAATTACATAGAAAATATGAACCGTGAAGTAATTGGTAAGCTTGACGGTGAGAATTGTCCTAAATTATCTAATGGAACATTAATAACAAATCGAAAAGATTACTACTTTAGCCAAGTTCTTGATTTTGTTCAATCTTCAACGTCAAAGGATAATAAAGCAAGTAATGGGCCGTTTTACGGTGAATTTAATAGATTTGTTTCAAGATTAGAAACTAAATTGTCGGATAAACGGTTATCGTTTCTACTGAACCCACAAAAAGAAGATGGTTCGGTCTATAAGACTAATGACTTTGAAGAAATATTAAAGCAATTTCTTGGATATATAAACAAATCGAATGTAACTATTGTTGACTTGAGCGGTGTGCCTTTTGAAGTACTTAGTATTACTGTCAGTTTAATTTCTCGATTGATATTTGATTTTTGTTTTCATTACTCTAAACTGAAACATAAGAATAAGGAATTAAATGATATTCCTGTACTTGTGGTTTGTGAAGAGGCACATAATTATATCCCGCGATCAGGTGGAGCAGAATATAATTCTTCTAAAAAGTCAATCGAGAGAATTGCTAAAGAAGGTAGGAAGTACGGATTGAGTCTAATGGTAGTTAGCCAACGGCCATCAGAAGTGTCTGAAACAATCTTTGCTCAATGTAATAATTATGTTGCGCTCCGATTAACTAATCATAACGATCAAGCTTATGTAAGAAATTTGATGCCAGAAAGTTCAAATGCAATTGCTGAAATATTGCCAAACCTCTCTCCTGGAGAGTGTCTAGTTGTTGGGGACGCGGTACTAATGCCAACTCTAGTTCAGCTAGAAATTCCAAAACCAGAACCAAAATCTCAAAGCATCAAATTCCATTCGGAATGGAATTTACCTTGGAAAGATGTTGAGTTTAGTGAAGTTGTAAAACGGTGGAGGAAAGAATAG